The Lewinellaceae bacterium genome includes a region encoding these proteins:
- a CDS encoding carboxypeptidase-like regulatory domain-containing protein: MQSNWIFTLTLIFGTAFSILPHSVYAQETTRIEGIVMDAQTKEPLPFVSVAFVGKDIGTTTDFDGKFIIETQWATNKIEISYLGYLTVVKEIEIGGSQEINIELESSSVDLGDVDVVASKKRYKNKGNPAVELIRKVIENKDLNRKENVDFLEYDKYKKIEFDLNNITEAFTNRRVFKDYQFVFEHMEDSPMNGKPSLPVFLQETLSKIYYRKTPKTEKEYISGSKIIGLEDYLNTEGIDLMVSNLYEDIDLYENNLLFLTNQFVSPLSVTAPLVYKFHIIDTLAFNGVSVINLAFQPRNEQDLAFSGNIYITNDDRYALAKAEIKVSEGINLNFVKDFQLVQEFKYTNDLWLISRESLIVDFNLVKKGIGIFGKKTVYYDHYLLDKEQPDSLYSGIETLVKAQGFDDRDSVFWAQNRMVELSQQEKEIYSLVDSIKQVPSFTKALDVLLFFMEGYVDIGPISLGPFNSFYSFNAVEGSRLRFGGKTNAKFSEKFRLEGYCLYGFADKRVKYSGNAIWSLNNQPLVSKQRHSLEVMYQFETQFPGMDLQGINEDNFILSFTRGAPDKILYYNLFKLEHVRDWGSGISTLVNFKNKQQAPGGTLAFEGEDFTLENINSSELSATLRFAPNEQFFQGENYRTQLNTKYPIFKLSYARGGKGVLDADYAYNRLVFNAFKRFAISPIGNTYVEAEAGKIFGGSIPFPLLFIPRANQTYAYQLRSYNLMNFLEFISDEYVSVFAEHHFYGFILNKIPLVKHLKLREVVTFKGLYGGISDANNPDITHGLLNFPEDAAGNPSTFSLKSKPYMEVSVGLENIFKVFRIDVIKRLTYLDHPNVSGIGVRAQIKVDF, from the coding sequence ATGCAATCGAATTGGATTTTTACCCTAACGCTTATTTTTGGAACGGCTTTCTCCATCTTGCCCCACAGCGTTTATGCCCAGGAAACCACCCGCATAGAGGGGATCGTCATGGATGCGCAAACCAAAGAACCGCTTCCATTTGTTTCGGTCGCATTTGTCGGGAAAGACATTGGCACTACCACGGATTTTGACGGGAAGTTCATCATTGAGACCCAGTGGGCCACCAATAAAATTGAAATTTCGTACCTCGGTTACCTTACTGTGGTGAAGGAAATCGAGATTGGGGGAAGCCAGGAAATTAATATTGAATTGGAGTCGTCAAGTGTAGACCTTGGGGATGTGGATGTCGTAGCCAGTAAAAAAAGATATAAGAACAAGGGGAATCCGGCCGTTGAACTGATCCGTAAAGTCATTGAAAACAAAGATCTGAACAGGAAGGAGAATGTAGATTTTTTGGAGTATGATAAGTATAAAAAAATCGAATTTGACCTGAATAATATTACCGAAGCGTTTACCAACCGAAGGGTTTTTAAGGACTACCAGTTTGTGTTCGAGCATATGGAGGATTCTCCGATGAACGGGAAGCCCAGCCTGCCCGTTTTCCTACAGGAGACTTTGTCGAAAATATATTACCGCAAAACCCCTAAAACAGAAAAGGAATACATTTCCGGTTCCAAAATTATCGGGCTGGAAGATTATCTGAATACAGAAGGGATAGACCTTATGGTCAGTAATCTTTACGAGGATATTGATCTGTATGAGAATAACCTCCTTTTTCTGACCAACCAGTTTGTCAGCCCTTTATCTGTCACGGCACCATTGGTGTACAAATTTCATATTATCGATACTTTGGCCTTCAACGGGGTCAGCGTGATTAATCTGGCTTTCCAGCCCAGAAATGAACAAGACCTGGCTTTTTCCGGCAACATTTATATCACCAATGATGACCGTTACGCACTGGCCAAGGCAGAGATAAAAGTGTCGGAAGGAATTAACCTCAACTTTGTAAAAGACTTTCAGCTGGTCCAGGAATTTAAATATACCAACGATCTGTGGCTGATCAGTCGGGAATCCCTGATCGTTGATTTCAATCTTGTCAAAAAAGGTATCGGAATTTTCGGGAAAAAGACGGTTTACTATGACCATTACCTGTTGGATAAAGAGCAGCCTGATTCCTTGTACAGCGGTATTGAGACCTTGGTGAAAGCCCAGGGATTTGACGACCGGGACAGTGTTTTTTGGGCACAAAACAGAATGGTTGAATTGTCGCAGCAGGAAAAAGAAATTTATTCCCTGGTAGATAGCATTAAGCAGGTTCCTTCCTTTACCAAAGCACTGGATGTTTTGCTGTTTTTTATGGAAGGTTATGTGGATATCGGACCCATTTCACTGGGGCCTTTTAACTCATTTTACAGCTTTAATGCCGTGGAAGGTTCCCGACTCAGGTTTGGAGGAAAAACCAACGCAAAGTTTAGTGAAAAATTCAGGCTTGAAGGCTATTGCCTTTACGGGTTTGCGGACAAACGGGTCAAGTACTCCGGCAATGCCATCTGGTCGCTAAACAACCAACCGCTGGTGTCCAAACAGCGGCATAGCCTTGAGGTGATGTACCAGTTCGAAACACAGTTTCCGGGCATGGATCTCCAGGGGATCAATGAGGATAATTTTATTTTGTCCTTTACCCGCGGGGCGCCGGATAAGATTTTGTATTACAATCTGTTTAAGCTGGAGCATGTCAGGGACTGGGGCAGCGGGATATCTACTCTGGTCAATTTCAAAAACAAACAACAGGCCCCCGGGGGCACCCTGGCCTTTGAAGGAGAAGATTTTACCCTGGAAAACATCAACTCAAGTGAACTCTCTGCTACCCTTAGGTTTGCGCCCAATGAACAGTTTTTCCAGGGCGAAAATTACAGGACACAACTCAATACAAAATACCCCATATTCAAACTTTCCTACGCCCGGGGGGGCAAAGGCGTGCTGGATGCGGATTATGCATATAACAGGTTGGTTTTTAATGCATTCAAACGTTTTGCCATTTCACCAATAGGCAATACCTATGTCGAAGCCGAAGCCGGCAAAATTTTTGGAGGAAGCATTCCCTTCCCGTTATTATTCATCCCGCGGGCCAATCAAACCTATGCCTATCAGTTGCGCTCCTATAACCTGATGAATTTCCTCGAATTTATCAGCGACGAATATGTTTCCGTTTTTGCCGAGCACCATTTTTACGGCTTTATCCTCAATAAGATTCCGTTGGTAAAACATCTAAAATTGCGAGAGGTCGTAACCTTCAAAGGACTTTACGGGGGCATCAGTGACGCCAACAATCCCGACATCACGCACGGGCTGCTCAATTTTCCTGAAGATGCAGCAGGCAACCCCTCCACTTTTTCCTTAAAAAGCAAACCTTATATGGAAGTAAGTGTGGGTTTAGAAAATATTTTCAAAGTATTCAGAATAGATGTGATAAAAAGGCTGACCTACCTGGATCATCCCAACGTTTCGGGGATTGGGGTGAGGGCGCAGATTAAGGTTGATTTTTGA
- a CDS encoding HD domain-containing protein, with protein sequence MNNLTLEKEITAILQPETPLEKQLIENPEFREGLLWGRPRPGHPEGEVYKHIREVLDNIDELGVDETTRKKLRIIAFAHDSFKHLEDRSHPRNWDLHHSKLARKFMENWTDDPAILDIIELHDDVYHIWRFFHFYHNTEKGECRKQIFLNRIGDNLELYAMFFRCDTLTGDKDQRPLVWFEETML encoded by the coding sequence ATGAATAATTTAACACTCGAAAAAGAAATAACAGCCATTCTCCAGCCGGAAACACCCCTTGAAAAACAACTGATCGAAAACCCCGAGTTCAGGGAAGGCCTTCTGTGGGGCAGACCGCGTCCAGGGCATCCTGAAGGAGAGGTATATAAACATATCCGGGAGGTGCTCGACAACATTGATGAGTTAGGCGTTGATGAAACCACCCGTAAAAAATTGCGGATCATTGCTTTTGCCCATGATTCCTTCAAACACCTCGAAGACCGGAGCCATCCCCGGAACTGGGATCTCCACCATTCCAAACTGGCCCGGAAGTTCATGGAAAACTGGACCGACGATCCGGCCATTCTTGATATCATTGAGTTGCATGACGATGTTTACCATATCTGGCGGTTTTTTCATTTTTACCATAATACCGAAAAAGGGGAATGCCGCAAACAAATTTTTCTAAACCGGATCGGGGACAATCTTGAACTATACGCCATGTTTTTTCGCTGCGATACCCTTACGGGCGATAAGGATCAACGTCCGTTAGTATGGTTTGAGGAAACAATGCTTTGA
- a CDS encoding UvrD-helicase domain-containing protein, which yields MADSPSYLDELNPIQRQAVETTDGPVLIVAGPGSGKTRVLTYRIAHLINKGAAPWNILTLTFTNKAAREMKERIEKVVGTKANNVWAGTFHSVFARILRVEAEKIGYPSNFTIYDTDDSKSLIGVILKEMNLDKKIYNVNAIRNRISSAKSKLITPKLYAEDQELLSQDRMAKMPYLYKIYAAYTARCKRSGAMDFDDLLYRLYELFQSNKDGVLDKYRAKFPYVLVDEFQDTNELQYAIIRKLVNYDNSPRNISVVGDDAQSIYAFRGATIQNILDFEQDFKPHGIKVFKLEQNYRSTSHIVEAANSVIVNNSRQIQKKIWSDKGEGQKINLIKARTDGEEGKRVADTIAEQKSRHHLSNSEIAILYRTNAQSRVFEEYLRRYNIPYRVFGGQSFYQRKEIKDMLAYLRLVINPNDEEALRRVLNYPRRGIGNSTIEKLSAMADQLGQPMWQCLPTIPASARAKNSITDFIQMIKAAAKKSETADAYEVAVQIVKKSGLYDLMKSDTSIEGMGRLENLNALLDGIKTFVEETASADETDKSLAAYIQNIALLTDFDENTNQDNYVTLMSVHAAKGLEFKSIFVVGLEEKLFPSFMSMDTPEGMDEERRLFYVAITRAEQFLTLSYAESRFQYGNMRFNPPSRFLDEVPQPSLNLPPQVRNSEPSFSNAGPSTASVKGNFKKPNTSNLPSMVDPSTFKPSPSSEIQTGMKVLHLKFGEGKVLSIDGAATNRVATIFFKEIDDPQKRIMLKFAKLQIL from the coding sequence ATGGCTGACAGCCCTTCTTATCTTGATGAACTAAATCCCATTCAGCGTCAGGCCGTGGAAACCACCGATGGCCCTGTGCTCATTGTGGCTGGCCCGGGGTCAGGAAAAACCAGGGTGCTGACGTATCGTATTGCCCACCTCATAAACAAAGGAGCGGCTCCATGGAATATCCTGACGCTCACTTTTACCAATAAGGCGGCACGTGAAATGAAAGAGCGGATCGAAAAGGTGGTCGGGACCAAAGCCAACAATGTATGGGCAGGTACTTTTCACTCCGTTTTTGCGCGGATATTAAGGGTGGAGGCTGAAAAAATAGGATATCCTTCGAATTTTACCATTTATGATACCGATGACAGCAAAAGCCTGATTGGAGTCATTCTCAAAGAGATGAACCTCGACAAAAAGATCTACAATGTCAATGCTATCCGAAATCGTATTTCTTCGGCAAAAAGTAAACTCATTACGCCGAAGTTGTATGCCGAAGACCAGGAATTACTGAGCCAGGATCGCATGGCCAAAATGCCTTACCTGTATAAAATATACGCAGCTTACACCGCCCGCTGTAAAAGGTCGGGCGCCATGGACTTTGATGATCTGCTCTACCGCCTGTATGAACTTTTTCAAAGCAATAAAGATGGGGTTCTCGATAAATACCGGGCCAAATTCCCCTATGTACTGGTCGATGAGTTTCAGGATACCAATGAATTGCAATATGCCATCATCCGAAAACTGGTGAATTACGACAATAGTCCCCGGAATATTAGTGTGGTGGGCGATGATGCCCAAAGTATCTACGCCTTCCGCGGGGCTACGATCCAGAATATCCTCGATTTTGAGCAGGATTTTAAACCCCATGGAATCAAGGTGTTTAAACTGGAGCAGAATTACCGTTCCACCTCCCATATCGTCGAAGCGGCCAATTCCGTCATTGTCAATAACAGCCGCCAGATACAGAAAAAAATATGGTCGGATAAAGGAGAAGGACAAAAAATAAACCTGATCAAGGCCAGAACCGATGGCGAGGAAGGAAAAAGAGTGGCAGATACCATTGCAGAACAAAAGAGCCGGCATCATCTTTCCAACAGTGAGATTGCCATCCTCTACCGGACCAATGCCCAGTCGCGTGTTTTTGAAGAATACCTGCGCCGGTACAATATCCCTTACCGGGTGTTTGGCGGGCAGTCTTTCTACCAAAGAAAGGAGATCAAAGACATGCTGGCGTATCTTCGCCTGGTGATCAACCCGAATGATGAAGAAGCTTTACGCCGGGTACTGAATTACCCGAGAAGGGGGATTGGCAATTCGACTATAGAGAAACTCAGTGCCATGGCCGATCAGTTGGGACAACCAATGTGGCAGTGCCTGCCTACCATTCCGGCAAGTGCCCGAGCCAAAAATTCTATTACGGATTTTATACAGATGATAAAGGCTGCTGCCAAAAAATCCGAAACCGCGGATGCTTACGAGGTGGCTGTCCAGATAGTGAAAAAGTCGGGGCTCTATGACCTGATGAAATCGGATACCTCCATTGAAGGCATGGGGCGGCTCGAAAACCTGAATGCCCTGCTCGACGGGATCAAAACCTTCGTAGAAGAGACAGCCTCTGCAGATGAAACTGACAAATCGCTGGCCGCTTATATTCAAAACATTGCCCTGCTGACCGACTTTGATGAAAACACCAATCAGGACAATTACGTGACGCTCATGTCGGTACACGCCGCAAAAGGGCTGGAATTCAAGTCCATTTTTGTGGTGGGCCTGGAAGAAAAACTATTCCCGTCTTTCATGTCGATGGACACCCCGGAGGGAATGGACGAGGAAAGGCGCCTGTTTTATGTGGCCATTACGAGAGCAGAGCAGTTCCTGACGCTTTCTTATGCGGAAAGCCGTTTTCAATACGGGAACATGCGTTTTAACCCGCCGAGTCGCTTTTTGGACGAGGTGCCTCAACCTAGTCTCAATCTGCCGCCCCAGGTACGTAACAGCGAGCCTTCCTTCTCCAATGCCGGCCCTTCGACGGCCAGTGTGAAAGGCAATTTCAAAAAACCGAACACCAGCAATCTGCCTTCCATGGTGGATCCGAGTACCTTCAAACCCAGTCCTTCCTCTGAAATACAAACGGGCATGAAGGTATTACATCTCAAATTCGGCGAAGGGAAAGTACTCAGTATTGACGGGGCGGCCACCAACCGGGTAGCAACCATCTTTTTTAAAGAAATTGATGATCCTCAGAAGCGTATCATGCTAAAGTTTGCCAAGTTGCAAATATTGTAA
- a CDS encoding DUF1572 domain-containing protein has translation MKKLTKPLADRFREILLNGHWVTNTNFKEQLSDMTWEKATTKVGSLNTIAALTFHINYYIAGVLNVLEGGSLDIRDKYSFDLPPLTSQKAWEDLLNNMWSNAEKFADKVEQMADDQLFDVFVDEKYGTYQRNLEGMIEHCYYHLGQIVLIRKMLA, from the coding sequence ATGAAAAAGTTAACCAAACCACTGGCGGACCGTTTCAGAGAGATTCTTTTAAATGGACATTGGGTGACCAACACTAATTTCAAGGAACAGCTTTCCGATATGACCTGGGAAAAAGCTACCACAAAGGTCGGCTCATTAAACACCATCGCGGCTTTAACTTTTCACATTAATTATTATATCGCCGGGGTTTTAAATGTATTGGAAGGTGGTTCGCTTGACATCAGGGATAAATACAGCTTTGACCTGCCTCCGCTAACATCACAAAAAGCCTGGGAAGATCTATTGAACAATATGTGGAGCAATGCTGAAAAATTTGCCGACAAAGTGGAGCAAATGGCTGACGACCAGTTGTTCGATGTTTTTGTAGATGAAAAATACGGAACTTACCAAAGAAATCTCGAGGGTATGATTGAGCATTGTTATTATCATTTGGGGCAGATTGTGTTGATCAGGAAAATGTTGGCCTAA
- a CDS encoding AAA family ATPase, with amino-acid sequence MSNHNYLYYGSKSTAEEVESFITHVIRVNEKASAEGRKRIPLCVWGRHGIGKTELIEDFARNNGYAFRYVAPAQFEEMGDLLGMPKIAHDQTVFVAPEWVPKEDVPGILLIDDVNRADDRILRGIMQLLQNYELVSWKLPPQWNIILTANPDGGDYSVTPMDDAMITRMMHIRMDFDAKAWAKWAVRAGVDERGINFVLTYPEAVTGSRTTPRTLVQFFDSIKEIGDLSAELPLVQLLADASLDTSTAASFISFVQKNLNEIIEPENILNAVNFQTEVYEVIAETIMKDIFRIDILSVICTRLINHITLKEISPVPKEMKNIQSFLLMDFLPNDLRLAMLQDIISAQKTDLQPVLHNPEIGRLLLEKM; translated from the coding sequence ATGTCCAACCATAACTATTTATATTACGGAAGTAAAAGCACCGCCGAGGAGGTCGAAAGTTTTATCACCCATGTGATTAGGGTGAATGAAAAGGCCAGTGCAGAGGGGCGTAAGCGAATTCCGCTTTGTGTCTGGGGGCGTCATGGCATTGGCAAAACGGAGCTGATCGAGGATTTTGCCCGAAACAACGGGTATGCTTTTAGGTATGTTGCCCCGGCACAGTTCGAAGAGATGGGCGATTTGTTGGGGATGCCGAAGATAGCCCATGACCAGACGGTTTTTGTGGCTCCGGAATGGGTGCCGAAGGAGGATGTGCCGGGTATTCTGTTGATCGATGATGTGAACAGGGCCGATGACCGTATACTGCGCGGGATCATGCAGTTGTTGCAAAATTACGAATTGGTGAGCTGGAAATTGCCCCCTCAATGGAACATTATCTTAACCGCCAACCCGGACGGAGGGGATTATTCTGTTACCCCGATGGATGATGCGATGATTACCAGGATGATGCATATCCGGATGGACTTTGATGCCAAAGCCTGGGCTAAATGGGCGGTACGGGCAGGAGTCGATGAGCGGGGCATCAACTTTGTACTCACTTACCCGGAAGCGGTGACCGGCAGCCGAACGACTCCAAGGACATTGGTGCAATTTTTTGATTCTATCAAAGAGATAGGGGATCTTTCGGCAGAACTACCCTTAGTACAATTGTTGGCCGATGCCAGTCTTGATACCAGTACAGCGGCCAGTTTTATCTCTTTTGTGCAGAAGAATCTGAATGAGATCATCGAACCGGAAAACATTCTCAATGCAGTGAATTTCCAAACCGAAGTTTATGAAGTGATCGCAGAAACGATCATGAAAGATATATTCCGAATTGATATCCTTTCCGTTATTTGTACCCGTCTGATCAACCACATTACCCTGAAGGAAATATCTCCCGTCCCAAAAGAAATGAAAAATATACAGTCCTTCCTGCTGATGGACTTTCTGCCCAATGACCTTCGGTTGGCCATGTTGCAGGATATTATTTCTGCACAAAAGACTGACCTTCAGCCTGTTTTGCACAACCCCGAAATCGGCAGGTTGTTATTGGAAAAGATGTAA
- a CDS encoding leucine-rich repeat domain-containing protein, which translates to MDSNEYYLFNASAAQLENLRTFLHSDQKTNQLLAIGMMQTGGLPNALVADVLQLYLDKRTGYTKRYSETKVLIGVKSEIESLLIKFGYDEFIFPDPLHPVFKDGETAFQKMKATGVDPNKFVACFPAEFVFKGHRFEDWAVAQKVEQEVLNFDTELNLKGMGLEKIPEVVGAFNQLKRLNVFNNKIKQLPASFASLDQLEELVLGKNNINSYSPALFSLKSLMFLDLSENELPDFSPKFARLEKMEWLFLAKNFIRELSPEIVKMKSLKHFSVAFNSIAEIPSFIGEMGDLEVLNLEGNQINTVPEELGQLTKLRSLNLHDNPLAKNISEKIRLKKLLPRYCELII; encoded by the coding sequence ATGGATTCAAACGAATATTATCTTTTTAATGCCTCTGCAGCTCAGCTGGAAAACCTGAGAACATTCCTGCACAGCGACCAGAAAACAAACCAGTTGCTGGCTATTGGAATGATGCAAACCGGCGGCCTTCCCAATGCATTGGTGGCGGATGTTCTGCAGTTGTACCTCGATAAGCGTACGGGTTACACCAAAAGGTATTCAGAAACCAAAGTTTTGATCGGGGTGAAGTCTGAAATCGAAAGTTTATTGATAAAATTTGGTTACGACGAGTTTATTTTTCCCGATCCGCTGCATCCTGTTTTTAAAGACGGAGAGACCGCCTTCCAAAAAATGAAAGCAACCGGAGTCGATCCGAATAAATTTGTTGCCTGCTTTCCCGCTGAATTTGTTTTCAAAGGACATCGGTTTGAAGATTGGGCGGTTGCTCAGAAAGTCGAACAGGAAGTGTTGAATTTTGATACCGAACTCAACCTAAAAGGGATGGGGCTTGAAAAAATACCTGAAGTCGTCGGAGCATTCAATCAACTGAAAAGATTGAATGTATTCAATAATAAGATAAAACAATTGCCGGCTTCCTTCGCTTCACTCGATCAGCTGGAGGAGTTGGTGTTGGGAAAAAATAACATAAATAGTTATTCCCCTGCTCTTTTCAGTCTAAAGTCCCTGATGTTCCTGGATCTTTCAGAGAATGAACTTCCCGATTTTTCGCCCAAGTTTGCCCGGCTGGAAAAAATGGAATGGCTTTTCCTGGCCAAAAATTTCATCCGGGAACTCTCGCCCGAAATAGTAAAAATGAAATCCTTAAAACACTTTAGTGTTGCCTTTAACTCCATTGCGGAAATTCCTTCCTTTATTGGAGAAATGGGTGATTTGGAGGTCTTAAATTTAGAAGGAAACCAGATCAATACGGTTCCGGAAGAACTTGGACAATTGACTAAACTCAGATCCTTAAACCTGCATGATAACCCATTAGCAAAAAATATTTCCGAAAAAATCAGGTTAAAAAAATTACTCCCCCGATATTGTGAACTTATTATTTAA